The Mercurialis annua linkage group LG2, ddMerAnnu1.2, whole genome shotgun sequence genome contains a region encoding:
- the LOC126669978 gene encoding NEP1-interacting protein 2 isoform X1 encodes MSTILKLCLKFQEIVSLFVLKAMAGFGTQLFIVRMINKAVFAAFTCIFALGGAVVGVVIGAIKGQTTETGFVRGSGIGAVAGAITAVQLLESVADGEPLSKVALFYSLMNGKVFMEWVSPALLKAYQWQVSALETTYREISDIYDTTGSRGLSKNFIQNLPEFTFQSTNIQSHEFCCSICLQDFRDGDSMRKLPNCGHFFHLDCLDEWLTRNGSCPMCRNSVCDDD; translated from the exons ATGTCTACTATATTAAAGCTTTGTTTGAAATTtcaagaaattgtttctttgtTTGTTCTTAAAGCAATGGCCGGATTTGGAACTCAGCTTTTCATTGTTAGAATGATCAACAAAGCTGTTTTTGCTGCTTTCACCTGCATTTTTGCATTAG GAGGGGCTGTGGTGGGAGTAGTGATAGGAGCCATAAAAGGGCAGACAACAGAAACTGGGTTTGTTAGAGGCTCAGGAATTGGTGCAGTTGCTGGTGCAATCACTGCTGTTCAGCTGCTTGAATCAGTTGCTGATGGTGAGCCGTTGTCCAAG GTAGCATTATTTTATAGTTTGATGAATGGGAAGGTCTTCATGGAATGGGTAAGTCCTGCATTGCTAAAAGCTTATCAGTGGCAA gTCAGTGCACTGGAAACTACTTACAGAGAGATTTCAGACATTTATGATACAACTGGAAGTAGAGGATTGTCCAAGAATTTCATTCAAAACCTCCCTGAATTTACATTCCAATCTACCAACATTCAATCCCATGAATTTTGCTGTTCAATTTGCTTGCAG GATTTTAGAGATGGAGACTCAATGAGGAAACTTCCCAATTGTGGgcacttttttcatttggattGCTTAGATGAATGGTTGACAAGAAATGGGTCTTGCCCAATGTGTAGAAATTCTGTTTGTGATGATGATTAA
- the LOC126669978 gene encoding NEP1-interacting protein 2 isoform X2, whose protein sequence is MSTILKLCLKFQEIVSLFVLKAMAGFGTQLFIVRMINKAVFAAFTCIFALGGAVVGVVIGAIKGQTTETGFVRGSGIGAVAGAITAVQLLESVADGEPLSKVALFYSLMNGKVFMEWVSALETTYREISDIYDTTGSRGLSKNFIQNLPEFTFQSTNIQSHEFCCSICLQDFRDGDSMRKLPNCGHFFHLDCLDEWLTRNGSCPMCRNSVCDDD, encoded by the exons ATGTCTACTATATTAAAGCTTTGTTTGAAATTtcaagaaattgtttctttgtTTGTTCTTAAAGCAATGGCCGGATTTGGAACTCAGCTTTTCATTGTTAGAATGATCAACAAAGCTGTTTTTGCTGCTTTCACCTGCATTTTTGCATTAG GAGGGGCTGTGGTGGGAGTAGTGATAGGAGCCATAAAAGGGCAGACAACAGAAACTGGGTTTGTTAGAGGCTCAGGAATTGGTGCAGTTGCTGGTGCAATCACTGCTGTTCAGCTGCTTGAATCAGTTGCTGATGGTGAGCCGTTGTCCAAG GTAGCATTATTTTATAGTTTGATGAATGGGAAGGTCTTCATGGAATGG gTCAGTGCACTGGAAACTACTTACAGAGAGATTTCAGACATTTATGATACAACTGGAAGTAGAGGATTGTCCAAGAATTTCATTCAAAACCTCCCTGAATTTACATTCCAATCTACCAACATTCAATCCCATGAATTTTGCTGTTCAATTTGCTTGCAG GATTTTAGAGATGGAGACTCAATGAGGAAACTTCCCAATTGTGGgcacttttttcatttggattGCTTAGATGAATGGTTGACAAGAAATGGGTCTTGCCCAATGTGTAGAAATTCTGTTTGTGATGATGATTAA
- the LOC126670066 gene encoding uncharacterized protein LOC126670066 — MDLDVVEANGEETSDPQRECGSASAVELEVNFISCGEAQAEACFNEKLVAGDEVLVNSNQLGRKGSASPPDDFQNVELPHDKSHSLATEFTYDQERIHPVLKDKECQAEMDELSGNYFHKSISHSERRTEDSVHSQESPIKVDDNQTKMDGRSNLDGSKSTSAGEEVDLIEQNSYRLGNEPKNENDDSKELSTESGEINILHSLPHSTEASPLTVRQMSVSPKRSTRVHQSPDDGHRPFTSQGSAQEPSHPLTSTRNGKSSSHERASRHRYRQSSSPKMPGEAKEVPPREHVSSSRKQTSVSPIRSRDSPRKYGRRERSVSRSPVRRRESSSGYKREHRHRSRSRSPYKREQQRPSRGRYSPRQRSPPGYHSSRHSPRRRPWAPPPGRRTGLGKPGNILFVAGFSFPTTEKDLERKFSRFGRVRDVRIVRDKRSGDSRGFGFLSLEKDEDADEAIRALDETEWNGRVILVEKSKSH, encoded by the exons ATGGATTTGGATGTTGTTGAGGCAAATGGAGAGGAAACAAGTGATCCTCAGAGAGAATGCGGTTCTGCATCTGCAGTAGAATTGGAGGTTAACTTCATAAGCTGTGGAGAAGCACAAGCTGAGGCCTGTTTCAATGAAAAATTAGTGGCGGGTGATGAAGTGCTAGTAAATTCGAATCAGCTGGGGAGAAAGGGGTCTGCCTCCCCGCCCGATGATTTTCAGAACGTGGAACTCCCTCATGATAAATCCCATTCACTTGCAACTGAATTTACCTATGATCAGGAGAGGATACATCCGGTATTGAAAGATAAAGAGTGCCAAGCTGAGATGGATGAGTTAAGTGgcaattattttcataaatcgATTTCCCACAGTGAAAGGAGAACTGAGGATTCTGTTCATTCACAGGAGTCTCCCATAAAAGTAGACGACAACCAAACAAAAATGGACGGCAGATCTAACTTAGATGGGTCGAAAAGTACTTCCGCAGGGGAGGAAGTGGATCTCATTGAACAGAACTCATACCGGCTAGGAAATGAACCTAAGAACGAAAATGATGATTCTAAAGAGTTATCAACTGAAAGTGGGGAGATAAATATACTTCATTCACTACCACATTCTACTGAAGCATCACCATTAACAGTAAGGCAAATGTCAGTTTCACCTAAAAGATCCACACGCGTACACCAGTCTCCCGATGATGGCCACAGGCCATTTACTTCTCAAGGAAGTGCACAGGAGCCATCCCATCCACTTACATCAACCAGAAACGGAAAATCTTCTTCACATGAAAGGGCAAGTAGACACAGGTATAGACAGTCGTCATCACCCAAAATGCCTGGAGAGGCTAAAGAAGTTCCGCCTCGAGAGCATGTATCTTCTTCTAGAAAGCAAACATCTGTATCTCCAATAAGATCCCGCGACTCACCTAGAAAATATGGAAGAAGGGAAAGATCGGTATCCAGGTCTCCAGTTAGGCGGAGGGAGTCCTCTTCTGGATATAAGAGAGAACATCGTCACAGATCTCGATCAAGATCCCCATATAAGAGAGAGCAGCAGAGGCCCTCTAG AGGAAGGTATTCTCCAAGGCAACGATCTCCTCCAGGATATCACTCTAGTCGTCACTCTCCTCGACGTAGACCTTGGGCGCCTCCTCCAGGTAGGAGAACTGGATTAGGGAAACCTGGAAACATTTTATTTGTCGCAGGATTTAGTTTTCCTACCACAGAGAAAGATTTGGAAAGGAAGTTTTCCAGGTTTGGCCGTGTACGAGATGTTCGTATAGTCCGGGATAAGAG GTCTGGGGATTCTCGTGGATTTGGCTTTTTATCACTGGAAAAGGACGAAGATGCAGATGAAGCAATCAGAGCCCTGGATGAGACCGAATGGAATGGTCGGGTTATTCTTGTTGAGAAATCAAAATCTCATTGA
- the LOC126670399 gene encoding reactive Intermediate Deaminase A, chloroplastic: protein MASWCAMKPFHVPAMKAARAAPLAIGCASIVGSTLWRTSSRSFAPFASLTTASSSTTSVKEAVKCDKAPAALGPYSQAIKVNNLVFVSGVLGLIPETGKFVSDSVEEQTEQLLKNMGEILKTSGADYSSVVKTTIMLADLKDFKKVNEIYAKYFPSPFPARSTYQVAALPMDARIEIECIAQLP, encoded by the exons atggcGTCTTGGTGTGCTATGAAACCGTTCCATGTCCCGGCAATGAAGGCAGCTCGCGCCGCTCCTTTAGCTATTGGCTGCGCTTCAATCGTCGGCTCAACTCTATGGCGCACTTCGAGCCGATCTTTTGCTCCGTTCGCTTCACTGACCactgcttcttcttctactaCTT CTGTAAAGGAGGCCGTTAAATGTGATAAGGCACCAGCAGCATTGGGGCCATATTCTCAAGCAATTAAAGTGAACAACCTTGTATTTGTCTCTGGTGTTCTGGGTCTTATTCCAGAG ACTGGAAAGTTTGTATCCGATAGTGTTGAGGAGCAGACAGAACAG TTGCTAAAAAATATGGGTGAAATACTAAAAACTAGTGGCGCTGACTATTCTTCTGTTGTCAAAACTACAATTAT GTTGGCTGACTTGAAGGATTTCAAAAAAGTGAATGAAATCTATGCAAAAT ACTTTCCTTCCCCATTTCCAGCTCGTTCAACATATCAGGTAGCAGCATTGCCAATGGACGCGAGGATCGAAATCGAGTGCATTGCTCAACTTCCCTGA
- the LOC126670338 gene encoding OVARIAN TUMOR DOMAIN-containing deubiquitinating enzyme 2: MEGIIFRRVIPSDNSCLFNAVGYVMDNNKNKAPELRQVIAATVASDPVKYNEAFLGKPNAEYCAWILDSEKWGGAIELSILADHYGREIAAYDIQTTRCDLYGQNRRFSERVMLIYDGLHYDALAMSPAEEAPEEFDQTIFAVRNDRTIGPAEGLALNLVKEQQRKRSYTDIANFTLRCGVCQIGVVGEKGAAEHAQATGHINFQEFR, from the exons ATGGAAGGAATCATTTTCAGACGAGTAATTCCGTCGGACAATAGTTGTCTTTTCAATGCTGTTGG GTATGTTATGGACAATAACAAGAACAAAGCGCCTGAGTTAAGACAG GTTATAGCTGCAACAGTGGCAAGTGATCCAGTGAAGTACAATGAAGCATTTCTTGGGAAACCAAATGCAGAATACTGTGCTTGGATACTTGACTCGGAGAAGTGGGGAG GTGCTATTGAGCTTTCGATATTAGCAGATCATTATGGACGGGAAATTGCCGCGTATGACATCCAAACAACACGTTGTGATCTGTATGGTCAG AACCGACGGTTCTCTGAAAGGGTGATGCTGATCTATGATGGGCTTCATTATGATGCTTTAGCG ATGTCTCCAGCTGAGGAAGCTCCAGAGGAGTTTGATCAGACAATATTTGCTGTTCGAAATGATAGAACAATTGGACCTGCCGAGGGGCTTGCCCTTAATCTCGTCAAGGAGCAACAAag GAAACGAAGTTATACCGATATTGCCAACTTCACCCTGCGTTGTGGTGTATGCCAAATTGGCGTGGTTGGTGAGAAG GGTGCAGCTGAGCATGCACAGGCCACCGGCCATATCAACTTTCAAGAATTCAGATGA